Within the Bacillus sp. FSL K6-3431 genome, the region CATTAAATCAGCACCTACATGACATGGTTCCTGTTCTTCTACAAATTCACCGTAACAATTATCAACAAACACAACCACATCCGGTTTAATTTCTTTAACGAAATCAATCATAGTTTTGATTTCAGCGATAGTGAAAGAAGGCCGGTCATCATACCCTTTTGAGCGTTGAATACCAATCATTTTCGTATTCGGCTTTATCGCCTTTTGGACGGCTTCGAAATCTACTTTACCCGTATCCGTTAGATTTACTTTATTATAGTCAATACCAAATTCTTTTAATGAGCCATTTTTCTCGCCACGTAGTCCTACAACTTCTTCGAGCGTATCATATGGTTTCCCTGTAATATAAAGCAGCTCATCTCCTGGGCGTAGCACACCAAATAATGCGATCGAAATGGCATGGGTACCTGAAATAATCTGCGGTCTGACTAAGCCAGCTTCTGCACCGAATACATCTGCATATATATTTTCTAGTGCACCCCTGCCTACATCATCATAGCCATATCCTGTTGACGGGGTAAAAAATGTATCATTTACTCGATATTTTTGAAAGCTTTTTAACACTCGATATTGATTCGTTTCTATCATTCGATCAATTTTTCTATGGACAGAGCTGATTTTCTCCTCTACTTCATCAATCATTGGAACTAATTTTTCATTTTGTAAGTATTCATACATGTTGCGATCCCCTTTAAATCTCATATAATGTCAATGCGCCCAAAACTGGATGATCCTTTAAAACATAACCTTTGCACTTGTATGCCTGGTTTTCCTCCAGAAAAATAAGCTCACGTAAAATTGTATCACTTTTTAAGACGGATAGTAATCTCCCTTCATCGGCTGGAATAATTACATTATAATATTGCATATTCTTCACAGCCAGTTCTTCGATCTTTTTCTTTAATTTTGTTCTATCTTCTTCTTGAAAGGCACTTATAATGATGGTCTCCCCTGACCTTGGGGTAAATTCTTTGAGTGCTTGATCGGCTTTATTATATACAGTCAATTGTGGCAAATGATTCATATCCAAATCGGATAGCAATCGCTCGACTGTTTGCTCATGATTCACATAATCAGGGTTGGAACTATCCACGACATGGAGCAACAAATCCGCTTCTTTCACTTCTTCTAAAGTAGATCGGAAAGCTGCAATTAATGCTGTAGGTAACTCTTGTATAAAGCCAACTGTGTCGGTAATAATTGCCGAATACCCGCTAGGCAAAACAAGCTTTCTTGTCATCGGATCAAGTGTTGCGAACAGCTTATCTTCTTCATATGATTCTGCTGTGGACATTCGATTGAATAATGTTGATTTCCCAGCATTTGTATAACCTACTATCGCAATTTGAAATGCATTATTACGTTTTCTTCTTTCTCTATATCGTTCCCGATGTTCTACCACGACTTGTAATTGCCTTTTTATTTCATCTATTCGTCTGCGAATATGCCGTCTATCTGATTCCAGTTTTGTTTCACCAGGTCCCCTTGTCCCAATTCCACCAGCAAGCCTTGACATGGCAATTCCTTGGCCTTTCAAGCGAGGCAGAAGATATTGATGCTGTGCAAGCTCTACTTGCAACTTTCCTTCTCTCGACTTTGCTCGTTGTGCAAATATATCTAATATAAGCTGTGTGCGGTCAAGTACCCTACCTGTTAAGCTTTCTTGGAGATTACTTAATTGACTTGGTGTTAATTCATCGTTAATGATTATTAAATCCGGTTCTAATTCTTCTTCTAGCGATTGTAATTCTTCCAACTTCCCTTTACCAATATATGTTGCTGGATGTAGTCGATCTTGTTTCTGCGTAAACGTAGTAAGTACTCGTCCTTGGGCAGTTACAGTCAATGACTCTAATTCCTCCAATGAATATTGAAAATGGTGATCAGATTGATTCACCTGACTACCAACTAAGATAACTGTTTCGTGATCCTTGGCTTGCAAATAATCCCCTTCTTTCGAAATAATCGTTACTAATATGATAGCAGATAGCATGTATGAACACGAATCTATAAAAAAGAAACAAGCTTTAATACGTGCGTTCGGCAACCCAATTGGATTGCCGTAATCTAAGGATCACTCCATGTCCTTGAAATGGAAATCTGCGCTCACCAGTGTAGATAATGTATCTTTATCAAGTTGTGGCTCCATTAAAATTCTCATTGCATGTGCACGGATCGCTTTTTCTAAAAGATTACGAATAAAACGACCGTTAGAAAAGCTTTTCGTATTCACTGCTTTCGCATATAATAAATGATCTTTTAGTTTGGATTCAGCCTCTTGACTTAAAACATATTCTTTATCAATCAGCATCCTTTGACCGATTTGCATTAATTCATTCACCGTATAATCGGGAAAATGAAATACTAATGGAAATCGCGAATGTAAACCGGGATTTAATTTTAAAAAATATTCCATTTCTCTAGAGTATCCGGCTAAAATTAATATAAATTCATGTTGCTTATCTTCCATATGTTTTACAAGAGTATCAATCGCTTCTTTTCCAAAATCTTTTTCACCACCACGGCCAAGTGAATATGCTTCATCTACAAATAATATACCCCCTGCTGCTTTTTTTACTAGATCTCTCGTTTTTTGAGCTGTATGTCCTATATACTCACCAACTAAATCAGCTCTCTCCGCTTCAATTAAATGACCTTTTGGCAAAACATCCATTTTTTGAAAAAGCTTTCCGATTAGCCGTGCCACTGTTGTTTTTCCTGTACCTGGATTTCCTTTAAACATCATATGAAGTACTTGCTTACCAGGTTTTAAACCAGCTGTTGCTCTTTTCTTATTAATATAAATCCAAGCATATACTTCTTTCATCATTTTTTTCATTTGTTCCATACCTACTAGCTCGTTCATTTCATTTTCTAATTCAGTTAGGATTGCGTGTTCATGTGATAATGGCTGTGATGACATCCCTTTTGGCCTTTGTTTCAACTTCTCACGTTTATTTACATTGAGCATAATGCTAATTTGCCCATTGTTTTTCATACGAAGCGGTTCATCCATCCCCATCACCTCACATTCAAAACCAGTATACGCCCAGAAAAATAAATCGTTACTACAATGTTTTCGACATTGACATGGTATTATTAATGATATTCATATGACAGATATCTAATTCCTATATACCTTTTCTATATATAAAAACAAATAAAAAACGCACATATATTTTCATATGTGCGTTTCAATTATTTAGGCTTGTTCTTCATAATTAATTTGTACATTGCGTTGGGGAGCAAAGGTTGAAATAGCGTGCTTATAAACAAGCTGTTGCTTCCCTTCCGATTCAAATAGAACCGTAAAATTATCAAAACCTCTTACTATTCCTCTTAATTGAAATCCGTTTAATAAAAATACAGTTACCGCGACATTTTCTTTGCGTAATTGATTAAGGAATTGATCTTGAATGTTAATTGGATGTTTCATTTCATTGCCTCCTCATATATCTCTATACTTATCTATTCGCTTTAATTTGTAACTTTCCTGCTATAAATTCAATTATTTCTGTTGTTTTACTCCATTGTTCCCCTTCATTGGTCATATCAAACCAATTGACGTCCATTTTATTTCGAAACCATGTTAACTGACGTTTTGCATATCTACGGGAATGTTGCTTTAACAATTCAACTGCCTCTTCAAAGTCTGATCTACCTTCTAAATAATCATATATTTCTTTATAACCGATTCCTTGCACAGATTGTACATTTTTAATTCCCTGATTAAAAAGCTCACTCACTTCCTG harbors:
- a CDS encoding methionine gamma-lyase family protein — its product is MYEYLQNEKLVPMIDEVEEKISSVHRKIDRMIETNQYRVLKSFQKYRVNDTFFTPSTGYGYDDVGRGALENIYADVFGAEAGLVRPQIISGTHAISIALFGVLRPGDELLYITGKPYDTLEEVVGLRGEKNGSLKEFGIDYNKVNLTDTGKVDFEAVQKAIKPNTKMIGIQRSKGYDDRPSFTIAEIKTMIDFVKEIKPDVVVFVDNCYGEFVEEQEPCHVGADLMAGSLIKNPGGGIVKTGGYIVGKKEWVEASSYRMTSPGIGAEAGASLYSLLEMFQGFFLAPHITGQALKGAVFTAALLEQIGMNSLPKWNDKRTDLIQSVQFSDQELMIEFCQAIQAAAPVDSYVTPYPSLMPGYKDEVIMAAGAFIQGASIELSADGPIRPPYTAYVQGGLTYAHVKIAISSAIDRLLEKGLITL
- the spoVK gene encoding stage V sporulation protein K, with product MDEPLRMKNNGQISIMLNVNKREKLKQRPKGMSSQPLSHEHAILTELENEMNELVGMEQMKKMMKEVYAWIYINKKRATAGLKPGKQVLHMMFKGNPGTGKTTVARLIGKLFQKMDVLPKGHLIEAERADLVGEYIGHTAQKTRDLVKKAAGGILFVDEAYSLGRGGEKDFGKEAIDTLVKHMEDKQHEFILILAGYSREMEYFLKLNPGLHSRFPLVFHFPDYTVNELMQIGQRMLIDKEYVLSQEAESKLKDHLLYAKAVNTKSFSNGRFIRNLLEKAIRAHAMRILMEPQLDKDTLSTLVSADFHFKDME
- the hflX gene encoding GTPase HflX, with the protein product MLSAIILVTIISKEGDYLQAKDHETVILVGSQVNQSDHHFQYSLEELESLTVTAQGRVLTTFTQKQDRLHPATYIGKGKLEELQSLEEELEPDLIIINDELTPSQLSNLQESLTGRVLDRTQLILDIFAQRAKSREGKLQVELAQHQYLLPRLKGQGIAMSRLAGGIGTRGPGETKLESDRRHIRRRIDEIKRQLQVVVEHRERYRERRKRNNAFQIAIVGYTNAGKSTLFNRMSTAESYEEDKLFATLDPMTRKLVLPSGYSAIITDTVGFIQELPTALIAAFRSTLEEVKEADLLLHVVDSSNPDYVNHEQTVERLLSDLDMNHLPQLTVYNKADQALKEFTPRSGETIIISAFQEEDRTKLKKKIEELAVKNMQYYNVIIPADEGRLLSVLKSDTILRELIFLEENQAYKCKGYVLKDHPVLGALTLYEI
- the hfq gene encoding RNA chaperone Hfq, with amino-acid sequence MKHPINIQDQFLNQLRKENVAVTVFLLNGFQLRGIVRGFDNFTVLFESEGKQQLVYKHAISTFAPQRNVQINYEEQA